ACGGCAAGCGGGGGCGCCGAAGAAGGCCCGAGCCTCATCGAGCATAACGGTCAGTACTTCCTGTTCACCGCATGGGACAAGTGCTGCCAGCAGGGCGCAAACATCGAGCAGACCACGTACAAGACGGCTTACGGCCGCGCCGACAATGTGACGGGCCCCTACAAGGACCGTGCCGGTTACAATATGGCTACCGGCGGTGGCACGATTCTGTTGGAACGTTATGGTCGTTACGTGGGCCCGGGCGGCGGCGAGGCCTTCCAGGACTTGAATCGCGTGCGCTTTGTGCACCACTACTACGACTTGAACGGAGACAAGTACAATCACATTCATATACGTGATGTTGTCTTCACCGAGGATAACTGGGCTGAGATGGGACAGCCCTTCCTCGGGCGTTATCTGAGCGCTGAAGTGGAACACGGCGTGTTGACTCGCGCTGTTTCGGGCGACTTGGCCATTACCCGCAGCAATACGGCCTCTAATGGCGAATACCTGGCTTACGTGAATACGGAAGGTTCCAAGATTCACTTGCCCATGAACATTATGCAAGCGGGCGAGTACCTGCTGCGCTACCGCTACGCAAACGGCGGCGATGCGGCTGCGAACCACAAGGTGACTATCAACGGAAAGTCCCAGACGGTGGCGCTCCCGCCGACGGGTTCTTGGGGCACGTTCCCTGAAAAGTCCGTGGTGATGGTGCCTGCGACCCTTAAGCGTGGCGGCAACTTCATCGATATCGAACCGATGCCAAACGGCAATTTTGCGGAACTCGACCGCATTGATTTTTTGCGTGTAATAACCGATACGATTCCAGCAAACAGCTTTGACAACGGCATTCGTGTGCGCCTCACCGAGAAAGACAAATTGGGCATTAAGGATGGCGGTTATGCGATTTACGAGAATGTGGTGATGGACAAGCTTGATGATACTTTCCCGCGCCTTTGGGTGATGAATAAGGTTACCGGAAACATAGACATACGTGACGGGAGCAAGAATGGACCGGTAATCGCTTCTTGCGATTTGTCGAAGGCCTATGAATCGCGTGATGACAATTTTTTGGTTGACTGCGAGGGCTTTGAAAATAAAGGGGGGGTGAAGGATTTGTACCTGACTGCGTCGGGACTTTCGGACGAATTGATTATTGATCAGATTCAGTTTGAAGATGCTTATGTTTGCGGCGCATCATGTAGTGTTATTGGTTTTTCCAGCTCTAGTGGTTCCGCAATTACCTCCAGTAGCTCGGGCACGACTTCGATTGGTCCGCGCGTGAATCGTCAGGATTTGCAGCAGTCAGCTCGTAAGGGCTATCGCGACCTCAAGGGCCGTAGCTTCGACAAACAAATCCGTTACAGGGTGATGTTCTGATGAAACATTGCGTCCGAAACCTGGTGCTTGCAGGGGTGGCATCCGCTTCTTTTGCCTTCGCGGCGAATCCGCTCACGACGGATTTTTATTCGGCGGATGCGGCGGCGCTCGTGTATCACGATAGCCTGTTCATTTTCGCGGGGCACGACGAGCAGGGGCCGCAGGGCAATAACAACAAGGCGTTCGTGATGAACGACTGGCACGTGATGGTAACCGACGATATGGAGAACTATCACGATTACGGCGCGGTGCTGAGCGTCAAGACTTTCAAGTGGGCGAACGCGAGCGCGTTTGCGGGGCATTGCGAATACCGTAACGGCAAGTTCTACTGGTACGTGGCTGTGCACCATGCGACAATCAAGCAGGACGAGGGTTTTGCGATTGGCGTTGCGGTGGCGAATCATCCGTCGGGACCATGGACGGACGCGCTCGGGCATGCACTGGTAACCGACAACACGCAGAACGATGTGGCGCTGAATATCGACCCCGCGATTTTCTACGATGGCGATGACATCTGGATGTATTGGGGCTCGTGGAATGCGGGCCGCCGTGTGAAACTCAAGGAGAACATGATTGAGCTCGCGAGTACGCCCGAAGACATCAAGATCAAGGATTTTTTCGAAGCGCCCTGGATGCACAAGTACCGCGGCAATTACTACTTCAGTTACGCCTCGGGTTATCCTTCGACGACGAACTACTCGATGGCATCGAGCTTGAATGGTCCCTGGACGCAGAAGGGTGTCATCAACGACAAGCTTGACAATTCCGAGACGAACCACCAGGCTATTTTCAAGTATCTCGGGCACTGGTACTTTATGTATCATGGCGCGAACTCTCCGGGCGGCTGGACTTACCGCCGTTCCGTGAATATTGACTATCTGTATTACGACGAGAATGCGAACATCCAGAAAATTAAGCGCACCACGACGGGTGTAGACAAAGTAAATAATGCTCCGCTTGCCGAAGGGGGCTACCGCCTGATGGTTTCGCATAGCAATATGGCGCTTGAAGACGAAAACGGCATCGTGGTGCAGCGCCCGGCGGCTGATTCTGCCGATGCGCAACTCTGGGTGATTGCGAAGGGCGATTCCGCGCGCCATTACACGCTCAAGAACTTTGCGACCGGCCGCTACTACTGCCCGCCAAAGGCTTTGCTCGATACCGTCAAGACTTCCGAGACGGCTTGCAATATCCGCATCGAGAATGCGTCCGTGAACAAGGGCTACTACGTTTACGGCGATTATGACAGCGATTTTGTGGGCGACGTACTGAACATCTCGAAGGACGCGGGCATGCCCGTGATTACGTGGGTCCGCACCGGGACGGATAACCAGAAATTCCAATTCAAGGCCG
The window above is part of the Fibrobacter sp. UWR2 genome. Proteins encoded here:
- a CDS encoding family 43 glycosylhydrolase, whose protein sequence is MKHCVRNLVLAGVASASFAFAANPLTTDFYSADAAALVYHDSLFIFAGHDEQGPQGNNNKAFVMNDWHVMVTDDMENYHDYGAVLSVKTFKWANASAFAGHCEYRNGKFYWYVAVHHATIKQDEGFAIGVAVANHPSGPWTDALGHALVTDNTQNDVALNIDPAIFYDGDDIWMYWGSWNAGRRVKLKENMIELASTPEDIKIKDFFEAPWMHKYRGNYYFSYASGYPSTTNYSMASSLNGPWTQKGVINDKLDNSETNHQAIFKYLGHWYFMYHGANSPGGWTYRRSVNIDYLYYDENANIQKIKRTTTGVDKVNNAPLAEGGYRLMVSHSNMALEDENGIVVQRPAADSADAQLWVIAKGDSARHYTLKNFATGRYYCPPKALLDTVKTSETACNIRIENASVNKGYYVYGDYDSDFVGDVLNISKDAGMPVITWVRTGTDNQKFQFKAAKLPEPVVESSSSSEIVSSSSEMSPGSISSGTDAIAPRSVRPDNTMVPARKAYRDLKGRRYDKQIRYRVMF
- a CDS encoding family 43 glycosylhydrolase encodes the protein MIGCMGSRFGVHTMFGCVGLGVVFGATVVFAGDWYAKDNLQPGHDPSMVRFEDGYALMSTNNNLQLWTSEDAYTWKDHRSTVSGVPQWAYTYAPKTEGIWAPDIFYMNGEYRVYYCVSEFGKRNSAIGYQATTSIMPGTTGYGWKDHGHVFHTKDGTDKYNAIDADVVRDTEGDYWMAFGSFGLGIQLIKLDATSGFQANDDKTVYNIARRTSTASGGAEEGPSLIEHNGQYFLFTAWDKCCQQGANIEQTTYKTAYGRADNVTGPYKDRAGYNMATGGGTILLERYGRYVGPGGGEAFQDLNRVRFVHHYYDLNGDKYNHIHIRDVVFTEDNWAEMGQPFLGRYLSAEVEHGVLTRAVSGDLAITRSNTASNGEYLAYVNTEGSKIHLPMNIMQAGEYLLRYRYANGGDAAANHKVTINGKSQTVALPPTGSWGTFPEKSVVMVPATLKRGGNFIDIEPMPNGNFAELDRIDFLRVITDTIPANSFDNGIRVRLTEKDKLGIKDGGYAIYENVVMDKLDDTFPRLWVMNKVTGNIDIRDGSKNGPVIASCDLSKAYESRDDNFLVDCEGFENKGGVKDLYLTASGLSDELIIDQIQFEDAYVCGASCSVIGFSSSSGSAITSSSSGTTSIGPRVNRQDLQQSARKGYRDLKGRSFDKQIRYRVMF